The Glycine soja cultivar W05 chromosome 8, ASM419377v2, whole genome shotgun sequence genome has a window encoding:
- the LOC114424136 gene encoding UDP-glycosyltransferase 91C1-like — MGEAAYVIGIEIHRNRSQGILGLSQKAYINKVLERFRIKDCSANMAPIVKGCTEFEPEWFQVLDNIYWKPVILVGRLPSSIGPVGGEDNDKWRWDEVTEIALGLEKLKPSFLWVLRLQHGPWDPNVLQLPEGFEERTQVRGVVCASWAPQLKILGHVTVGGF, encoded by the exons ATGGGGGAGGCAGCATATGTCATTGGCATAGAGATCCATAGAAACCGATCTCAAGGAATTCTTGGCTTGTCTCAAAAGGCCTatattaataaagttctagaaAGATTTCGGATTAAAGATTGTTCAGCCAACATGGCACCTATTGTGAAAG GGTGTACTGAGTTCGAACCGGAGTGGTTTCAAGTGTTGGACAATATTTATTGGAAACCGGTTATTCTGGTTGGGCGGCTACCTAGTAGTATTGGTCCTGTTGGAGGTGAGGATAACGACAAGTGGCGATGG GATGAAGTGACTGAGATCGCTTTGGGATTAGAGAAATTGAAGCCTTCGTTTTTGTGGGTGTTGAGGCTTCAGCATGGGCCGTGGGACCCAAATGTGTTGCAGTTACCAGAAGGGTTTGAAGAGCGAACGCAAGTGCGTGGAGTTGTGTGTGCCTCTTGGGCGCCGCAATTGAAGATATTGGGCCATGTGACGGTTGGTGGGTTCTGA